In Pyxidicoccus trucidator, a single genomic region encodes these proteins:
- a CDS encoding zinc ribbon domain-containing protein — translation MSTSVPAVAPCRRCASALEADDLRCPICGLTTPPKPHGAVEREQARVVRCENCGAVMEYSAEAKAPRCDFCGSVTRVETTADPVEQAQGWLPFTVDPGAARAALMGFLGKGGFFRPSGLAEEAAVESLSPVWWPAWSFRAGVDVSWTADSDAGANRSDWAPHAGRTRFDFDDIPVPASRGLKVKECEALAHHYIRGSVEDSPRGPEGAHVERFEATRSGARRSVLEAVERLSRERLQQGVIPGRRFRNVHVAVALSSLHTTRLALPAYVLAYRYKGKPYRVVVHGQDAGVVLGEAPVSGWRVAAVVAGVLVLVLGVLLATGVLG, via the coding sequence GTGAGCACGTCCGTGCCGGCGGTGGCGCCCTGCCGGCGCTGTGCGAGCGCGCTGGAGGCGGATGACCTGCGCTGCCCCATCTGCGGGCTGACGACGCCTCCCAAGCCCCACGGGGCCGTGGAGCGCGAGCAGGCCCGTGTGGTGCGATGTGAGAACTGCGGCGCGGTCATGGAGTACTCGGCCGAGGCGAAGGCGCCGAGGTGCGACTTCTGCGGCTCGGTGACGCGGGTGGAGACGACGGCGGACCCGGTGGAGCAGGCGCAGGGGTGGCTGCCCTTCACCGTGGACCCGGGGGCCGCGCGCGCCGCGCTGATGGGCTTCCTGGGGAAGGGCGGCTTCTTCCGCCCGTCCGGGCTGGCCGAGGAGGCCGCGGTGGAGTCGCTGAGCCCGGTGTGGTGGCCGGCGTGGAGCTTCCGGGCGGGCGTGGACGTGAGCTGGACGGCGGACTCGGACGCGGGGGCGAATCGCTCGGACTGGGCGCCGCACGCGGGGCGCACGCGCTTCGACTTCGACGACATCCCCGTGCCGGCCTCGCGCGGGCTGAAGGTGAAGGAGTGCGAGGCGCTCGCGCATCATTATATACGCGGCTCCGTGGAGGACTCGCCGCGCGGGCCGGAGGGCGCGCACGTGGAGCGCTTCGAGGCCACGCGCTCGGGGGCGCGGCGCTCCGTGCTGGAGGCCGTGGAGCGGCTGTCGCGCGAGCGGCTCCAGCAGGGTGTCATTCCGGGGCGGCGCTTCCGGAACGTCCATGTCGCCGTGGCCCTCTCGAGCCTGCACACCACGCGGCTCGCGCTGCCCGCGTACGTGCTCGCGTACCGGTACAAGGGCAAGCCGTACCGCGTGGTGGTGCACGGGCAGGACGCCGGCGTCGTCCTCGGCGAGGCCCCTGTCTCCGGCTGGCGTGTGGCGGCGGTGGTGGCAGGGGTGCTCGTCCTGGTGCTGGGGGTGCTGCTGGCGACGGGCGTGCTGGGGTAG
- a CDS encoding imm11 family protein: protein MPEEPSHPLLARRFFDLFDDVYFPGRWHLGSPIDAEDREADDFGYFTQGHAVKDPGPLRIHCTVPGTPLDYSLGGLNVPIVHARVAEVFARLAPHAVQLLPVEIEGQPAPYFILVVTRTIRCIDEAASRIERWKPEDGVPELVGQYASVRGMHIDRARVGDEQLFRLQDWEVDIIVSEELKDALERSHATGLKFTEVP from the coding sequence GTGCCTGAGGAGCCTTCCCACCCACTCCTGGCCCGTCGCTTCTTCGACTTGTTCGACGACGTCTACTTTCCCGGGCGCTGGCACCTGGGAAGTCCCATTGATGCCGAGGACAGAGAGGCGGATGACTTCGGGTACTTCACCCAAGGGCACGCGGTGAAGGACCCTGGACCGCTCCGGATTCACTGCACCGTTCCCGGGACACCGCTGGACTATTCGCTTGGAGGCCTCAACGTTCCCATCGTCCACGCAAGAGTGGCTGAGGTCTTCGCCCGGCTGGCGCCCCATGCCGTGCAACTCCTTCCGGTGGAGATAGAAGGGCAGCCCGCCCCGTACTTCATCCTGGTGGTGACCCGCACCATCCGCTGCATTGATGAAGCGGCCTCGAGGATAGAGCGCTGGAAACCCGAGGATGGAGTGCCGGAACTGGTCGGGCAGTACGCGTCGGTCCGCGGCATGCACATCGACAGAGCCCGGGTGGGCGATGAGCAACTCTTCCGACTTCAGGACTGGGAGGTCGACATCATCGTCTCCGAGGAACTCAAGGACGCACTGGAGCGCAGCCACGCCACCGGCCTGAAGTTCACGGAAGTGCCGTAG
- a CDS encoding RCC1 domain-containing protein: MKKLSRRPVLSRGLLGALLVLLATPMGTGCSEPSTSPPPVSQGAQTSEARFRINIDEDSGVQKQGRVSAQAFRAQDVIRIVVDVYEQGQSQTPLFINFELTRTPDTTQWSGTLPFLPRGKMLTFFARAFGAESSTLPLFSGSTDQQLEADFSDVIIRLAPSNDGAEITLPRIKRISIPSVFTSGQAGNISFLVEANTGEHLTYSISGSTGSGSGTFFPVNGAITLLATSGTFVSQYVPGTVTTESEFVHTVKVTNEAGHSVTTTFRTRVKPAGTTTGVGNTDVLVLFNPVINGVDGSRLVGTGNVTFTATVADDGPAEALTYAWGFAPAEPYTPVPAFTAQTNPTTLQHYTTSVRGLLTLAVTDGNGGTTTLEYALTPDQFPDDPAVDGPLTGINAIRAGENHTCALFNNGTLRCWGRSHLGQLGYGNTLPVGTTASNLPYSVGDVALLSPATRLATGGNHTCALLDTGLVRCWGNNQYGQLGFSSTEHLGDGEPIASFGYVNLGGNAVKLAAGLEHTCALMDTQKVRCWGRNQYGQLGYGNTQNIGDNEQPWRAGDVDVGAPVQDVVAGGYHTCAMLTDGAVRCWGYGATGQLGYGSTVNIGDNENPSTVGNVNVGGPVRQLSGGLNHTCALLDTGRVRCWGYNLNGQLGYGSTGTVLLPASAGDVNLGTPATRALQVVAGGAHTCALLDTGAIKCWGYGLDGRLGYGNTTTLSAPSASTVNLDGATAYQLSAGGAHTCALLSTGKARCWGNGGNGQLGIGSAVDIGDNELPTADVALLPPTP, from the coding sequence ATGAAGAAGCTGTCACGCCGTCCGGTGCTGTCCCGGGGTCTGCTCGGGGCCCTGCTGGTCCTGCTGGCCACTCCAATGGGCACCGGCTGTAGCGAGCCTTCCACCTCCCCGCCGCCCGTCAGTCAGGGTGCGCAGACGTCCGAGGCCCGCTTCCGCATCAACATCGACGAGGACTCCGGCGTCCAGAAGCAGGGACGCGTGTCCGCCCAGGCCTTCCGGGCCCAGGACGTCATCCGCATCGTGGTGGACGTGTACGAGCAGGGGCAGAGCCAGACGCCCCTCTTCATCAACTTCGAGCTCACCCGCACACCCGACACCACGCAGTGGTCGGGCACCCTCCCCTTCCTGCCGCGCGGGAAGATGCTGACCTTCTTCGCCCGAGCCTTCGGCGCGGAGAGCAGCACCCTTCCGCTCTTCAGCGGCTCCACCGACCAGCAGCTCGAAGCGGACTTCTCCGACGTCATCATCCGCCTGGCACCGTCCAATGACGGCGCGGAAATCACGCTGCCGCGCATCAAGCGCATCAGCATCCCCAGCGTCTTCACCTCCGGCCAGGCCGGCAACATCAGCTTCCTGGTGGAGGCCAACACCGGCGAGCACCTCACCTACTCCATCAGCGGCTCCACCGGCTCCGGCAGCGGCACCTTCTTCCCCGTCAACGGCGCCATCACCCTGCTGGCCACCAGCGGCACCTTCGTCAGCCAGTACGTGCCGGGCACCGTCACCACCGAGTCCGAGTTCGTCCACACCGTGAAGGTGACCAACGAGGCCGGCCACTCCGTCACCACCACCTTCAGGACGCGGGTGAAGCCGGCCGGTACCACCACCGGCGTGGGCAACACCGACGTGCTGGTGCTCTTCAACCCGGTCATCAACGGCGTGGACGGCAGCCGGCTGGTGGGCACGGGCAACGTCACCTTCACCGCCACCGTGGCGGATGACGGCCCCGCCGAAGCGCTCACCTACGCGTGGGGCTTCGCCCCGGCGGAGCCCTATACGCCGGTGCCCGCCTTCACCGCGCAGACCAACCCCACCACCCTCCAGCACTACACCACCAGCGTCCGCGGCCTGCTCACCCTGGCGGTGACGGACGGCAACGGCGGCACCACCACCCTGGAGTACGCGCTGACGCCGGACCAGTTCCCGGATGACCCGGCCGTGGACGGCCCGCTCACCGGCATCAACGCCATCCGCGCGGGTGAGAACCACACCTGCGCCCTCTTCAACAACGGCACGCTGCGCTGCTGGGGCCGCAGCCACCTGGGCCAGCTCGGCTACGGCAACACGCTCCCCGTCGGCACCACCGCCTCCAACCTGCCCTACAGCGTGGGGGACGTGGCGCTGCTCAGCCCGGCGACGCGGCTCGCCACGGGTGGCAACCACACCTGCGCGCTGCTCGACACCGGCCTGGTGCGCTGCTGGGGCAACAACCAGTACGGCCAGCTCGGCTTCAGCAGCACCGAGCACCTGGGCGACGGTGAGCCCATCGCCAGCTTCGGCTACGTCAACCTGGGCGGCAACGCGGTGAAGCTGGCCGCGGGCCTCGAGCACACCTGTGCCCTGATGGACACCCAGAAGGTGCGCTGCTGGGGTCGCAACCAGTACGGCCAGCTCGGCTACGGCAACACCCAGAACATCGGCGACAACGAGCAGCCCTGGCGCGCGGGCGACGTGGACGTGGGCGCGCCCGTGCAGGACGTCGTCGCGGGCGGGTACCACACCTGCGCGATGCTGACGGACGGCGCCGTGCGCTGCTGGGGCTATGGCGCCACGGGCCAGCTCGGCTACGGCAGCACCGTCAACATCGGCGACAACGAGAACCCCTCCACGGTGGGGAACGTGAATGTGGGCGGTCCCGTGCGGCAGCTCTCCGGGGGGCTCAACCACACGTGCGCCCTGCTCGACACGGGCCGGGTCCGCTGCTGGGGCTACAACCTCAATGGCCAGCTCGGCTATGGCAGCACCGGCACCGTCCTCCTGCCTGCCTCCGCGGGCGATGTGAATCTGGGCACGCCCGCCACCCGGGCGCTCCAGGTGGTCGCGGGCGGCGCCCACACCTGCGCCCTGCTGGATACGGGCGCCATCAAGTGCTGGGGCTACGGTTTGGACGGCCGGCTCGGCTACGGCAATACCACCACCCTCAGCGCGCCCTCCGCCTCCACGGTGAACCTGGATGGCGCCACCGCCTACCAGCTCTCCGCGGGCGGCGCCCACACCTGCGCCCTGCTGAGCACCGGCAAGGCCCGCTGCTGGGGCAATGGCGGTAACGGCCAGCTCGGCATCGGCAGCGCCGTGGACATCGGCGACAACGAATTGCCCACCGCCGACGTCGCCCTCCTGCCGCCCACGCCGTAG
- a CDS encoding serine/threonine protein kinase — MTTPDTTTEEVLESPRKPRVLFTVGGTAFEFVRKLEVRSTGELLMLARRRYRGGLGGPVVVKRLSSPASFVERRRLVEEVELTFRLNHPSIAKVHHLKLYRGAPHVVMEYVEGRSLDTVLNLAAMRRQPMSPAFAAYVAAEVAEALHHAHGLTDDLNRPLHIVHRDVSPRNIRVGLHGEVKLTNFTVAASSLTGREVTSRPLVKGDVTYASPEALRRAPVDARSDLFSLGLVLLELLTGRHPLMVEDTVPVPPLRASDGTEAKPLEAQGPTWMPVNEVAARMVQLGPEQVERLAVGLPESLVALVLRTLRQEPAERFQTGAELASALRAWLRAHAPGYGRHEAAEELVQAAVAATNRRNQAELLEGGLHPEELTAEEAALAQEPPAQAAAPEQAPRLEPPGTDSEQGTAPHGKTPEPKDSEPENSEPQDAKPEDSEPQDSEPQDSEPKDSKPQDSKPQDSEPQDSEPQDSGPKDAEHVPKPEDSEPEDSEPENSGP, encoded by the coding sequence ATGACGACGCCCGACACGACGACGGAGGAGGTCTTGGAGAGCCCCCGCAAGCCGAGGGTGCTGTTCACCGTGGGCGGCACGGCGTTCGAGTTCGTGCGCAAGCTGGAGGTCCGCTCCACTGGCGAACTGCTGATGCTCGCACGGCGCCGCTACCGGGGAGGACTCGGCGGCCCGGTGGTGGTGAAGCGGCTGAGCAGCCCGGCGAGCTTCGTGGAGCGCCGACGGCTGGTGGAGGAGGTGGAGCTGACGTTCCGGCTCAACCACCCTTCCATCGCCAAGGTGCACCACCTGAAGCTGTACCGGGGCGCACCCCACGTGGTGATGGAGTACGTGGAGGGGCGCTCGCTGGACACGGTGCTGAACCTGGCCGCCATGCGGCGCCAGCCCATGTCTCCCGCCTTCGCCGCGTACGTGGCGGCCGAAGTGGCGGAGGCGCTGCACCACGCGCACGGCCTCACGGATGACCTGAACCGCCCGCTGCACATCGTCCACCGCGACGTGAGCCCGAGGAACATCCGCGTGGGCCTTCACGGCGAGGTGAAGCTGACGAACTTCACGGTGGCAGCGTCCTCCCTCACGGGACGCGAGGTGACGAGCCGCCCACTGGTGAAGGGAGACGTCACCTACGCCTCACCGGAAGCGCTGCGCAGGGCTCCCGTGGATGCGCGCTCGGACCTGTTCTCCCTGGGGCTGGTGCTGCTGGAGCTGCTGACGGGCCGGCACCCGCTGATGGTGGAGGACACGGTGCCGGTGCCTCCACTCCGCGCCTCGGACGGCACGGAGGCGAAGCCCCTGGAGGCCCAGGGCCCCACGTGGATGCCGGTGAACGAGGTGGCCGCGAGGATGGTGCAGCTCGGCCCCGAGCAGGTGGAGCGGCTGGCGGTGGGTCTGCCGGAGTCACTCGTCGCGCTGGTGCTGCGGACCCTGCGGCAGGAGCCGGCGGAGCGCTTCCAGACGGGCGCGGAGCTGGCGTCCGCGCTGCGAGCGTGGCTGCGCGCCCACGCCCCAGGCTACGGGCGGCACGAGGCCGCGGAGGAGCTGGTCCAGGCGGCGGTGGCCGCGACGAACCGGCGCAACCAGGCCGAGCTGCTCGAAGGCGGCCTGCACCCGGAGGAGCTGACGGCGGAGGAGGCCGCACTGGCGCAGGAGCCTCCGGCACAGGCAGCCGCTCCCGAGCAGGCGCCACGGCTGGAGCCGCCGGGAACGGACTCAGAGCAGGGCACCGCACCGCACGGGAAGACACCCGAGCCCAAGGATTCCGAGCCCGAGAACTCCGAGCCCCAGGACGCCAAGCCCGAGGACTCCGAGCCCCAGGACTCCGAGCCCCAGGACTCCGAGCCCAAGGACTCCAAGCCCCAGGACTCCAAGCCCCAGGACTCCGAGCCCCAGGACTCCGAGCCCCAGGACTCCGGGCCCAAGGATGCCGAGCACGTGCCCAAGCCCGAGGACTCCGAGCCCGAGGACTCCGAGCCCGAAAACTCCGGCCCCTGA
- a CDS encoding helix-turn-helix domain-containing protein, which produces MNEELAITVGAAARAARVRLGLTQADVAERVGIAMEVYSRMERGKVLPSVTTLRRLCQVLRIGADTLLGLEVEALDPPMEEGAAATPGEDPPRLRRLVRALRALDAVQLKAVAQVVHGALGLLRR; this is translated from the coding sequence ATGAACGAGGAACTGGCCATCACCGTGGGAGCGGCCGCGCGGGCCGCGCGGGTCCGGCTCGGGTTGACCCAGGCGGACGTGGCCGAGCGCGTGGGCATCGCCATGGAGGTCTACAGCCGCATGGAGCGCGGCAAGGTGCTGCCCAGCGTCACCACGCTGCGGCGGCTGTGTCAGGTGCTGCGCATCGGCGCGGACACGCTGCTGGGCCTGGAGGTGGAGGCGCTGGACCCTCCAATGGAAGAGGGCGCGGCGGCCACGCCGGGAGAGGACCCGCCCCGGCTGCGCCGGCTGGTGCGGGCGCTCCGGGCGCTGGATGCCGTCCAGCTCAAGGCGGTGGCCCAGGTCGTCCACGGCGCGCTCGGGCTGCTGCGCAGGTGA
- a CDS encoding imm11 family protein, which yields MPGRFFRLFDDVYFPERWHLGSPIDAHGKEADDFGYFTQGHAVADPGPLRIPFNVPGRPLDYSLAGLSVPIVHARVAEVFTRLAPQDVQLLPVEIEEQSEPYFILVVTRRIQCIDETASKIERWEPEDGVPEMVGRYRSVEDMRIDKGRVGAAQVFRPEGWEIFVIVSEGLKEALERSQATGVKFLTEV from the coding sequence ATGCCGGGTCGCTTCTTCAGACTTTTTGATGACGTCTACTTCCCGGAGCGCTGGCATCTGGGGAGCCCCATCGACGCCCACGGGAAGGAGGCGGATGACTTCGGGTACTTCACCCAGGGACATGCGGTAGCGGACCCGGGGCCACTCCGAATTCCCTTCAACGTTCCCGGGCGGCCACTCGACTACTCCCTGGCAGGACTGAGCGTCCCCATTGTCCACGCCCGCGTAGCCGAGGTCTTCACCCGGCTGGCCCCACAAGATGTCCAACTTCTCCCCGTCGAGATTGAAGAACAGAGCGAGCCGTACTTCATCCTCGTCGTGACCCGCCGCATTCAGTGCATCGACGAGACCGCCTCGAAGATAGAGCGCTGGGAGCCTGAGGACGGAGTACCGGAGATGGTTGGACGTTACAGGTCCGTTGAGGACATGCGCATCGACAAGGGCCGGGTTGGAGCTGCGCAGGTATTTCGGCCAGAAGGCTGGGAGATCTTCGTCATCGTCTCGGAAGGGCTCAAAGAGGCACTGGAGCGCAGTCAGGCTACCGGCGTGAAATTCCTGACGGAGGTGTAG
- a CDS encoding AHH domain-containing protein has translation MVRRSLWWALVLLPWVVGCASTRVVRLDTGEGAPLEYAPASWDASVRVDSDDFEEALTRLVLEVPLSLRPSQAGLLVRAGTWGAQADSTWQGALRKDYGRWCQAREGGDCLSLLEDGLGLGEMDRLTLALGFAMDPLREAVFEAVSETLNPRVFYAVVVTGLATWVALLAAPEPFVTKAAAVLSAVMVVYLGVGPFLALVRASFELKGASDRARTFAELEAAGERFGRVLGTEGTQVAILALAALLGQGMAGTSARLASRLEMMPGFARAAALGEAQVGLRLAAVGEVTSVAVAADGTLVVALPATAVAMAASGGDGKHKHHIATIRNEVSTARGGPWTPRFKELFRKAGMTLDEVENIVPIQGHKGPHPEAYHGHIFDKLSGVVNACRGVAQCQLMLKAELRRLAKQIATPGTKLHQLVTQGAPR, from the coding sequence ATGGTGAGGAGAAGCCTGTGGTGGGCCCTGGTGCTGTTGCCGTGGGTGGTGGGCTGCGCGAGCACGCGCGTGGTGCGCCTGGACACGGGCGAAGGGGCGCCCCTGGAGTACGCGCCGGCCTCCTGGGACGCCTCGGTGCGGGTGGACTCGGACGACTTCGAGGAGGCGCTGACGCGGCTGGTGCTGGAGGTGCCGCTGTCCTTGCGCCCCTCGCAGGCGGGGCTGCTGGTGCGGGCGGGGACGTGGGGGGCGCAGGCGGACTCGACGTGGCAGGGGGCGCTGCGCAAGGACTACGGGCGCTGGTGCCAGGCGCGCGAGGGCGGCGACTGCCTGTCCCTGCTGGAGGACGGGCTGGGGTTGGGGGAGATGGACCGGCTGACGCTGGCGCTGGGCTTCGCGATGGACCCGCTGCGCGAGGCGGTGTTCGAAGCGGTGAGCGAGACGCTCAACCCGCGTGTCTTCTACGCCGTCGTCGTCACGGGGCTGGCCACGTGGGTGGCGCTGCTGGCGGCACCCGAGCCCTTCGTGACGAAGGCGGCGGCGGTGCTGTCGGCGGTGATGGTGGTGTACCTGGGCGTGGGGCCGTTCCTGGCGCTGGTGCGGGCGAGCTTCGAGCTGAAGGGAGCCTCGGACCGGGCGCGGACGTTCGCGGAATTGGAGGCGGCCGGGGAGCGCTTCGGGCGGGTGCTGGGGACGGAGGGCACGCAGGTGGCCATCCTCGCGCTGGCGGCGCTGCTGGGGCAGGGCATGGCGGGCACGTCGGCGCGGCTGGCGAGCCGGCTGGAGATGATGCCGGGGTTTGCTCGGGCCGCGGCGCTGGGCGAGGCGCAGGTGGGCTTGAGGCTGGCGGCGGTGGGCGAGGTGACGTCGGTGGCGGTGGCGGCGGATGGAACGCTTGTCGTGGCACTGCCCGCCACCGCGGTGGCCATGGCCGCGAGCGGTGGGGACGGGAAGCACAAGCACCACATCGCGACCATCCGCAATGAGGTGTCCACCGCTCGCGGTGGACCGTGGACGCCGAGGTTCAAGGAGCTCTTCAGGAAGGCGGGAATGACGTTGGACGAGGTGGAGAACATCGTGCCCATCCAGGGACACAAGGGCCCGCATCCGGAGGCCTACCACGGGCACATCTTCGACAAGCTGTCCGGAGTGGTGAACGCCTGCCGCGGTGTGGCGCAATGCCAGCTCATGCTGAAGGCGGAGCTCCGCCGTCTGGCGAAGCAGATCGCAACGCCTGGCACCAAACTCCACCAACTCGTTACTCAGGGCGCTCCCCGCTAG
- a CDS encoding serine/threonine-protein kinase, which produces MSNTPGVHPLLLRNSEEVGTFRIIRRLATGGYGAIFLAESETRRPVALKFALQGPTPEDEARVDARTRKEARVLMHLEHPNVVGLLGYRRWPDAHDGYMVLILDYVEGPTLSEWALRSPPTPRRVAEVFSQLALTLDAVHRAGARHRDLKGSNILIRASDGQPVLVDFGSGDHACAPVVTEGRLPPGTPSYRSPEALRFWMASREEGARYLFQPTDDLYSLGLVLYEVLTGGFPYPAQLPPSALLASIEASELKPPSTLNPRVPTALDPISLRLLHKRAEGRYPTGAELYGALSAALETADASWDEPLFPPRPPQEAVTEEAEEFFDGDEDARELRRWARAPERRGGGWDTETAPPSRRRTPPTEPGPDAGDARPSPWQAWLGRRLRVLRRRLAALRSRRGR; this is translated from the coding sequence ATGAGCAACACCCCAGGGGTGCACCCGCTGCTGTTGAGGAACTCGGAGGAGGTGGGCACCTTCCGAATCATCCGGAGGCTCGCCACCGGCGGGTACGGCGCAATCTTCCTCGCCGAGTCGGAGACGCGCCGGCCCGTGGCGCTCAAGTTCGCGCTGCAGGGGCCCACACCGGAGGACGAGGCCCGCGTGGACGCGCGCACCCGGAAGGAGGCCCGCGTCCTCATGCACCTGGAGCACCCCAATGTGGTGGGGCTGCTGGGCTACCGCCGCTGGCCGGACGCGCACGACGGCTACATGGTGCTCATCCTCGACTATGTGGAGGGCCCCACGCTGTCCGAGTGGGCCCTGCGCTCGCCCCCCACGCCCCGGCGCGTGGCCGAGGTGTTCTCGCAATTGGCGCTCACGCTGGACGCCGTCCACCGCGCGGGCGCACGCCACCGGGACCTCAAGGGCAGCAACATCCTCATCCGCGCCTCGGACGGGCAGCCGGTGCTGGTGGACTTCGGCTCGGGGGACCATGCCTGCGCGCCCGTGGTCACCGAGGGCCGCCTGCCCCCGGGCACGCCCAGCTACCGCAGCCCGGAGGCGCTGCGCTTCTGGATGGCGTCTCGCGAGGAGGGCGCGCGCTACCTGTTCCAGCCCACGGACGACCTCTACTCGCTGGGCCTGGTGCTCTACGAGGTGCTCACCGGCGGCTTCCCCTACCCGGCCCAGCTGCCGCCGTCCGCGCTGCTGGCCAGCATCGAGGCCTCCGAGCTCAAGCCCCCGTCCACCCTCAACCCGCGCGTGCCCACCGCGCTGGACCCCATCTCCCTGCGCCTGCTGCACAAGCGCGCGGAGGGGCGCTACCCGACGGGCGCGGAGCTGTACGGGGCGCTGAGCGCGGCGCTGGAGACGGCGGACGCGTCCTGGGACGAGCCCCTCTTCCCCCCGCGCCCGCCGCAGGAGGCCGTCACCGAGGAGGCCGAGGAGTTCTTCGACGGCGACGAGGACGCGAGGGAGCTGCGCCGCTGGGCACGGGCCCCGGAGCGGCGCGGAGGCGGCTGGGACACGGAGACGGCCCCGCCTTCTCGTCGGCGCACGCCGCCCACCGAGCCGGGCCCGGACGCGGGCGACGCGAGGCCCTCGCCGTGGCAGGCGTGGCTGGGACGGAGGCTGCGCGTCCTGCGACGGAGGCTGGCCGCGCTGCGCTCCCGGCGCGGACGCTGA